One window of the Megalops cyprinoides isolate fMegCyp1 chromosome 2, fMegCyp1.pri, whole genome shotgun sequence genome contains the following:
- the sh3rf1 gene encoding E3 ubiquitin-protein ligase SH3RF1 isoform X3, with the protein MPQLPCAKALYNYDGKEPGDLKFSKGDIIILRRQVDENWYHGEMGGVHGFFPTNFVQIIKPLPQPPPQCKALYDFEVKDKEADKDCLPFSKDDILTVIRRVDENWAEGMLGDKIGIFPISYVEFNSAARQLIEVDKPSEGGGDLGEGTSAVAQSNGTQKASEAKKNTKKRHSFTSLTMSSKTSQATPNRHSMEISGPVLISSSNPTAAARISELTGGLSSSAPSQVHICTTGLIVTPPPSSPVTTATVFTFPTETSYVPIPVDGLPPPPPPPPQASAVGAASSLAVGQRPSPGASEQSSRQRPTVYVAMFPYSPRKEDELELRKGEMFLVLERCQDGWFKGTSMHTGKIGVFPGNYMSPISRTGSGCTQPKVAMAMSTQAGRGVTIVSPSSPLGASAGGLDPGKPLPSGPAPACSPPTAVVPAPHLPPGQQPKALMHMSGQMTVNQARNAVRTAACQGQERPTAAVTPIQAQTPVAYLPHLAPAQPSLALPPGSARTGVALSCAAASLTPPNVSAASLEGEAAPRPVAVLAVPVTPGGITPSGAMPTLTCRLDKDKQKEKKGILKLLSGASNKKKLRPSPPSSPTPESEQTSAGEGLQGAVGPEVSTPVAAGNHGRAGPCPAEADPASSSPSLSSSSPSLSSSSSSAESSHRKSSSVDTAAPIAPPPRQACSSLLSLQQDARPIVCERYRVVVSYPPQSEAELELKEGDIVFVHKKREDGWFKGTLQRNGRTGLFPGSFVDSV; encoded by the exons ATGCCCCAGCTCCCTTGCGCGAAGGCTCTGTATAACTACGATGGCAAAGAGCCTGGCGACCTCAAGTTCAGCAAGGGTGACATCATCATCCTGCGCCGGCAGGTGGATGAGAACTGGTACCATGGGGAGATGGGCGGGGTCCACGGCTTCTTCCCCACCAACTTCGTCCAGATCAtcaagcccctcccccagccgCCACCCCAGTGTAAGGCGCTATATGACTTCGAGGTCAAGGACAAGGAGGCTGACAAAGACTGCCTGCCCTTCTCCAAG GATGATATCTTGACTGTGATTCGCAGAGTGGATGAGAACTGGGCAGAGGGAATGCTGGGAGATAAAATAGGCATCTTCCCCATATCATACGTGGAG TTTAACTCTGCAGCAAGGCAGCTGATCGAGGTGGACAAGCCCTCAGAGGGGGGCGGGGACTTGGGCGAGGGTACTTCGGCAGTTGCCCAGAGCAACGGGACACAGAAGGCCAGTGAGGCCAAGAAGAACACCAAGAAGCGGCACTCGTTCACCTCCCTCACCATGTCCAGCAAGACGTCGCAGGCCACACCCAACCGCCACTCTATGGAGATCAGCGGCCCCGTGCTCATCAGCTCCAGCAACCCCACGGCCGCTGCCCGCATCAGCGAGCTCACGGGGGGCCTCTCCAGCAGCGCACCCTCCCAG GTCCACATCTGCACGACCGGACTGATCGTGACTCCACCTCCAAGCAGTCCCGTCACCACGGCAACGGTGTTCACCTTTCCGACAGAGACTAGCTACGTGCCCATCCCAGTG GATGggctccctcctccccctcctcctcccccacaggCCTCTGCTGTCGGAGCTGCATCCTCATTGGCTGTAGGACAGAGACCCTCCCCTGGTGCCAGCgagcagagcagcagacagcGCCCCACTGT GTATGTGGCGATGTTCCCCTACTCTCCCAGAAAGGAAGATGAGTTGGAGCTGAGGAAGGGAGAGATGTTTCTGGTTCTGGAGCGATGTCAGGACGGCTGGTTTAAGGGGACCTCCATGCACACTGGCAAGATAGGAGTGTTCCCTGGGAACTACATGAGTCCTATTagcag gaCTGGCTCTGGCTGCACCCAGCCCAAGGTTGCCATGGCGATGAGCACGCAGGCCGGCCGTGGTGTGACCATCGTCAGCCCCTCCTCCCCGCTGGGGGCCTCGGCAGGGGGGCTGGACCCCGGTAAGCCCCTGCCCTCTGGCCCAGCCCCAGCCTGCTCCCCGCCCACTGCTGTGGTTCCAGccccccacctgccccctgGCCAGCAGCCTAAAGCGCTGATGCACATGAGCGGCCAGATGACTGTGAACCAGGCGCGCAATGCCGTCAGGACAG CTGCCTGTCAAGGCCAGGAGCGTCCCACAGCTGCAGTCACGCCCATCCAGGCCCAGACACCTGTGGCGTACCTGCCTCACCTGGCCCCTGCCCAACCGTCGCTCGCCCTGCCCCCTGGCTCCGCCCGCACGGGCGTGGCTCTCAGCTGTGCTGCCGCCTCTCTCACCCCGCCCAACGTGAGCGCTGCCTCGCTGGAGGGTGAGGCTGCCCCGAGGCCCGTGGCCGTGCTGGCGGTGCCCGTCACGCCCGGCGGGATCACCCCCAGCGGGGCCATGCCCACTCTCACCTGTCGCCTGGACAAGGACAAG cagaaggagaagaagggTATTCTGAAACTGCTGTCGGGTGCTTCCAACAAGAAGAAGCTGCGCCCCTCCCCGCCCTCGTCCCCCACGCCCGAGTCCGAGCAGACTTCTGCgggggaggggctgcagggGGCCGTGGGGCCGGAGGTCAGCACCCCCGTCGCTGCAGGGAACCACGGACGTGCTGGGCCCTGCCCTGCGGAGGCGGACcctgcctcttcctccccctccctctcttcatcctccccctccctttcctcatcctcttcctctgcgGAGTCCTCTCACCGAAAGAGCAGCTCCGTGGACACTGCCGCCCCCatcgcccccccaccccgccagGCTTGCTCCTCCCTCCTGTCCCTGCAGCAGGATGCCCGACCAATCGTGTGCGAGAG GTACAGGGTGGTGGTGTCCTACCCCCCTCAGAGCgaggcggagctggagctgaaggaggGCGACATCGTCTTCGTGCACAAAAAGCGTGAGGATGGCTGGTTCAAAGGAACCCTGCAGCGCAACGGCCGCACCGGCCTCTTCCCTGGCAGCTTCGTGGACAGCGTCTGA
- the cbr4 gene encoding carbonyl reductase family member 4 produces the protein MSKLAVVFGGSRGIGRAVAQQLAERGHRVAVASRNLDAARAAVATLRGGDHVALRCDVSKEQDVQEAFVEIQKTCGNISYLVNAAGINRDGLLLRSRQEDMVSLLHTNLLGTMLTCRASLRSMLHSQGGAIINIGSIVGVKGHAGQCVYSATKAGLEGFTRSLAKELASRNVRVNLVAPGFIRTDMTAGLQEEQLIRGVPLGRFGEPEEVAQAVLFLLETPYVTGQVLMVDGGLRLAM, from the exons ATGTCCAAGCTGGCCGTGGTTTTCGGGGGCTCCCGGGGGATCGGGCGGGCGGTGGCGCAGCAGCTGGCGGAACGCGGGCACAGAGTGGCCGTCGCCTCCCGGAACCTGGACGCTGCCCGGGCTGCCGTGGCAACGCTGAGAGGAG GGGACCATGTGGCCCTGCGCTGTGACGTTTCCAAAGAGCAGGATGTTCAGGAGGCGTTTGTGGAAATTCAGAAGACCTGCGGGAACATCAGCTACCTGGTCAACGCTGCGGGCATTAACag GGATGGACTGTTGCTCCGGTCCAGGCAGGAGGACATGGTGTCTCTGCTCCACACTAACCTGCTGGGCACCATGCTGACCTGCAGGGCGTCCCTACGGAGCATGCTCCACTCTCAGGGTGGGGCCATCATTAATATAG GGTCGATCgtgggggtcaaaggtcatgcgGGACAGTGTGTGTACAGCGCTACCAAGGCTGGTCTGGAGGGTTTTACCCGCTCCCTGGCTAAAGAGCTGGCGTCCCGGAATGTTCGAGTCAACCTGGTTGCTCCAG GCTTTATCCGTACTGACATGACGGcggggctgcaggaggagcagctgattCGGGGAGTCCCTCTGGGCCGATTCGGAGAGCCTGAGGAGGTAGCCCAGGCTGTCCTCTTCCTGCTGGAGACGCCCTACGTGACGGGGCAGGTGCTGATGGTGGACGGGGGGCTGCGCTTGGCCATGTag